A genomic window from Brassica napus cultivar Da-Ae unplaced genomic scaffold, Da-Ae ScsIHWf_197;HRSCAF=349, whole genome shotgun sequence includes:
- the LOC106364136 gene encoding uncharacterized protein LOC106364136, protein MLPIDEQGTVIQGFIPPRRIKKYLPEMKRGSVYKLINFYGSKNKPVYQVADHVATVSFAWNSEMSVLHEIPISFDEDRFRFHSYEDFEANCDLKGDLYDVIGHMKLVDGQTLIERPSLDDVKIATTRHIMIHVQSHDRPVMKLYLWDQTATDFCKKFNSCENTPTVLLVTTVNTKHLGGTLALSSMSSTRVFMDYDVQPTRDYFTWLGSNQRLLIKLAKTSSLSVRH, encoded by the exons ATGCTCCCCATCGACGAACAG GGAACTGTTATTCAAGGATTCATCCCACCGCGGCGAATTAAGAAGTACTTGCCTGAGATGAAACGCGGATCAGTTTACAAACTCATCAATTTCTACGGATCGAAAAACAAACCGGTGTATCAGGTTGCTGATCATGTCGCAACCGTGTCTTTCGCATGGAACTCTGAAATGTCGGTTCTTCACGAGATTCCCATCTCTTTTGATGAAGACCGTTTCAGGTTTCATTCATACGAAGATTTTGAAGCCAACTGTGATCTCAAAGGTGACCTCTATG ATGTTATTGGCCACATGAAGCTGGTCGATGGACAGACTCTTATTGAGCGTCCCAGCCTTGACGATGTGAAGATCGCTACCACTCGGCATATTATGATTCATGTGCAGTCGCATGA TAGACCTGTGATGAAGCTCTACCTTTGGGACCAGACTGCAACAGACTTTTGCAAGAAATTCAACTCCTGTGAAAACACTCCCACAGTGCTTTTGGTCACAACTGTTAACACTAAACATCTCGGAG GTACCCTTGCCTTATCCTCTATGTCCTCCACACGGGTCTTCATGGACTATGATGTCCAACCAACCAGGGATTATTTCACCTG gCTGGGCTCTAACCAGAGATTGCTGATCAAGTTAGCGAAAACGTCATCACTAAGCGTGAGACACTGA